The Fimbriimonadaceae bacterium nucleotide sequence TGACGAGGAAGCGGAGCGGAACGCGAGGGAAGCGGCCGTGCAAGACGCCCTCACTAGGATGCCGGAATACCAACGGGCAATGCTTGTGATGTACCACGTCGACAACCTGAGTTACGAGGAGATTTCTGAGGCCCTGGACCTGCCGATCGGCACCGTGAAGAGCCGCCTGAACCGGGCCCGATTGGCCCTGCGGGAACATCTTGCCCCAAACCAGGAACTTTTTCAAATTGGGTGAAGTCCAAGTCGGACAGGAAAGACTATGACTGCGGAAAAGGCGAGAGACCTGTTCTCTGACTACCTAGAAGGAGCGCTCGATGCCGGGCTGAAAGCCCAGTTCGAGCGCGCTTTGGCGTCAGACGGAGCCCTCCGTGAGGAGTACCGGCAGTTCGAAGCCGTCATCCGGCAGTTCGAATCCTTGCGGGACGAGGAGATCCCGGTGCCGTACGGCCTTCACGAGCGGATCATGGGCAACCTTGACCGCCATCTTGCCGAGGTCAAGTCGCGCCGGACCTTCTGGGACGTGGTGAACCAGTTCCGCATGCCCCTTATCGGCGGCGTCGCGGTCGCGGCGGTCGCCGCGTCGATCTGGGCGATCCTCCCCAGGACGGGCCCCCAGCCCGGCCCAGGGACCGTGGCCCAGGCGGGGATCGGCCCGGAAGTCCGCCCGCCGTCCTTCTCAGTCTTGCTCATCGAGGGGACCCTCCACGTGCGCCACGACCGCGAAGCGGGCGCCAAGGTGGAGATCGTCCGCGAGGCGGACGGCAAGGTCGTCCAGACGTTCGACGTTTCCAAGCGGTCGCTGGACGCCCCGCTCCGAAACACGGCTGAAGTCGCCCAGACCCTGAGCGCGAGGGCCGGTGGCAAGACCATCGTCGTGGCGTTGCCGGGCACCGGGCAGACGGCACCGGAACTAGTAGGGAAGGGGACCGTGATCGACTTTGCCGCTAAGGTCGCGGACGCTTATCGGACCGTGGTGTTCGTCGAAGTACCGGACGCCACGAAGAAAGTGGGCTGGACGATCGACTTGCGCGACCCGCTCGCCGTCAAATGCGAGCCGCCGCTCAGCATCGAGAGGCGCGACGACGGTTCGCTCTTCTTGTCCGAGTAGCCGAAACTGGCTTCCAAAGTCGAGAGGCGGTCGTAGAGCGCCTGTTCGGCATAACCGGCCATCCGCAAGTTTGAACTGATCGGAACCAAGTCGCCTGCACTCGCGCCGGCGACGTGGGCCACCTGTCGAGTCGCCTCGATCTGCTTGACGCCGGGGTTCCGGCCCGCAGTCACCAAGATTTGGTAGCTCTTCGCCAGGGAGGGGTCATAGACGTCCCCGCCGAACTCGATCAGTCGCCGGTAATGGGTCCGACGAATGTGGCAGATGATGGTTTCGAGCGACGGTCGCCGGGAGAAGCCTTTGCGCAGGACCGTGACGACCCCCTCGCGTTCTTCGGCTGTGAGCTCCGGCGCGATGCTGATAAGCTCGTCCACCATGCGGCCCTGGAAGCTGCCGAAAAAGTGCACGGCGGAAAAGTCGCAGTACTTCCCGATCTGGGCGACTGCGATCGCCTTCGCGAGGTTCCGGGCCGCTTGATAGGAACGCCCGGCCTTCCGCTCCTTACGGGCGAGGTGCACTCCGGCTTCCATGATCTTGCGTTTCGCCGACTTGATGTCCGCGGCCACACCCACGTTCGAAGAGGCCTGGAACTGCGGGTTGAGAATGTCGTGGAGCTTGCCGTCCTGATAATCGGCGATCCAAGCGTCTGCCACTTGGTCGAACTCGGCGACGGTGGGGTTCGGCTTCGCACCGAGCTCCATGGCATGGCGGACCGGCTTGATATAGGCGCGGATCCAGGCGTTGCCGACCGTCCCGTAGTCGTCGTTCGGGTCGGGCGGGGTGCCGATCCGCCCCAGGATCGCCACTCCAAGAAGGAAGAGGACCGGGCCACCGGCCATCATTCGATAAGCAAGCCTCCTTGCCGCCATGTCCCCTGGTTTTCGGCAGGGTTTTGCAGAAGGCTCAGGGTGGACATTTACGAGGGCCGGTCATGCTGACTTCAAAATATCTGAGGCATGGTCTTAGATATTTCGTCCTGGGACTGGGTGAACATTGCATATCATGAAGGCGTGGGCAAAATCCACTTAGAAGATCGGATTCCGGTATGGGAAGAACACTTGGTTCGACGCGCCCAGGCGGGCGAGTCGGTCGCCTTGGAAATGCTTCTGGACCAATACCGGCCTGCGGTACGTGCTCAGGCGATGCGGATGCTCCGAGACGCGGACGACGCTTCTGACGCGGTGCAAGAGACCTTCGTCAAAGCAGTCCGGGCCCTCGGAACGTTCGACCCTGAACGCCCCCTGCTTCCTTGGCTGATGCGAATCTGTTCGAACTGCTGCGTCGACCTGATGCGGGACCGACGCAAGGTCGGGGAGTCGCTAGAACCGCACGAGCACTCGCTGACCGACGACGGGGTCGACATCCAGCGCGGGGCGGAACGGGACCACGAGCGGGCCATCGTCGAGGGCGCCGTCACCCGGTTGCCGGAGCGCTACCGAGATATCATCGTAATGCGGCATTACCGGCACATGGACGTCAACGAAATCGCTACCGCCCTGGATAAACCAGAGGGGACGATCAAGAGTTGGCTGTTCAGGGCGCGGGCGCTGCTCCGGAAGGATTTGGACGTGGCATGCCTGGGGTAAACGTAAGCGTGACTTCGGCAAGAAGGCCCGTGCCATGGGGATCCACCCAGCACGGGCCTTTCGTTTGCGGGACTTCGCTCCAGGTTTGACAGAATGGTCTCATGGCGATAAGCCCGGAGGCCGTCCTGCAAGCGCTGAGGACCGTCCAAGACCCCGACCTTCACCGAGACATCGTTGCCCTCGGCTTCGTGAAGGACCTGGAGATCGAGGGCGAATCCGTGAAGTTCAAGGTCGAGCTGACGACTCCCGCGTGCCCTGTGAAAGAAGATTTGAAACGGGAGTGCGAGGAAGCGGTCGGGGCGTTGCCGGGCGTGGGCCGGGTCGAGGTAGAGATGACCGCGCAAGTCCGGTCGCGACCGGAGACCGCCCAAGACCTCATCCCAGGCGTGCGCCAATGCATCGCCATCGCCAGCGGCAAGGGAGGGGTGGGCAAGAGCACAGTGGCTGTGAACGTGGCCGTGGCGCTCGCGCAAGAAGGCGCCCGGGTCGGGTTGATGGACGCGGACGTCTACGGGCCGAGCGTACCCCTGATGATGGGGATTCCTGATGAACGCCCCATGGCCCGCGGCCAGCGCATCATTCCCATTGAGCGATTCGGTGTCCGAATCATGTCGCTTGGGTTGCTCTTGGAGGAGGGCCAGGCCGTCCTCTGGAGGGGGCCGATGGTGGCCGGCACGGTGCGGCAGCTCTTGGCCGATGTGGACTGGGGCGAGCTCGACTACCTCTTGGTCGACCTGCCCCCGGGGACGGGCGACGCTCCCATGTCCCTGGCGCAGCTTGTGCCCCTGGCGGGGGTGGTCATCGTGACCACGCCGCACCACGTGGCCGCGAACATCGCGGGGAAGGCGGCCAGCCTCTTCCGTCGCTTGAACTCGACCGTGATCGGCGTGGTCGAGAATATGGCGACCCACGTCTGCCCAGGGTGCGGCCGCGTCTCGCGGCTCTTCGCCGGGGCGACCGGCGAGGAGCTGGCGGCCTCGCTTGATGTGCCGTTCCTTGGGTCAATCCCGTTGGACGAGGCAGTAGGGGCCGCCTCCCTCGAGGGCCTTCCTTCGATCTTGGCGAGCCCGAACCGTCCCCAGGCGAACGCCTTCCGCCAGATCGCCCGCCAGGTCGCGGCGGGATCCAGCGTGCTCGCCATGGAACGCGAGGCGCGGGACGCAGCGAAAGCCGGAGGAGGCTAGAGCCCCCGCTACTTCTTGACCTTTTTCTTGGCTGCCTGGGCCTCTTCCTCGCTTGCCGAGATGGTCAGGATCGCCGAGGACCGCGAGGTCATCGGGGGCAGGTTGGCCTCGTTCGCGACCCGCTTCTTTAACTCATCGATGCGGTGGCCCGTGTTCGGGTGGGTGCTGAGGAACTCGGGCGTCCCGCCCCCGCCTCCTTTGCGCAGAACCTCGAAGGCATCGACCATGCCCCCCGGGTTGAACCCGGCCTTCTTGGTGAGGTCGTAGCCCCACTTGTCAGCCTCGGTCTCGTGCTTTCGACTATAGGGGAGGGTGTAGATGAGGGTGTCCGCCACGCTTGCGACGTCGAAGGCGGTGTCCCCAGCCCCGAGGAGGGTCAAGACGACCCCGATACCCAGGCGCCGCTTCTGGTTGTCGGCATAAGCGCTGGCCCAGTGCTGGTTGCGGACGTGGGTGATCTCGTGGGCGAGCACGCCGGCCACTTCGTCCTCGGTCTTAAACTTGTTGAGTAGGCCCGTATAGAAGAAGATCGGCCCGCCCGGCATCGCGAATGCGTTCAGGTCTGGGCTGTCGATCACGTCGAACGTGTATTCGAACGGGCGCTTTTTCTTCTCGTCCTGCGGAATAAGACCGACAAGCTTGTTGCCGATCCGCCGGAGCTCTTGCACCCGGGGGTCGGAGTCGCCGAGAACCTTCTCTTTCTTGCGGACGTCCGCCGCCCCTCGCTTGCCGAGGGCAATCTGGTCCTTGATGCTGGGACGGAAGAGGTCCGCCTGCGCTGGACCCGCCATCCCGATTGAAAGGGCGGTGGTACAGACGATCAGTCTCGATAGGGTCATAAGTAGGAAGACGATCTTCGCCAAGTCTATGTTTCCCCCAGGTCCTCCCCAATTACGGCATTCCTGCGGGTTAGACCGGCCGTTTGAAGTGGAACGACCGCCCCAGGAGGCTTTGGCCCCCAAACGGATCAAAAGTCCGGAGGATCTAACTAGATATGACTAAGCGCTCGAGCAAGCGAAAGGGTTTCACCCTCGTCGAGATCATGATCGTGGTCTTGATCATCGGCATCCTTCTGGCAATCGCCGTGCCGAACTTCATCACGGCCCGACAGAACAGCCGCGCCCAGACCATCATCGCCACGCTGCGACAGGTCGAGGCCGCCAAGGACCAGTGTGCCATGGACAAGGGCCTGACCACCGGTGACGACTGCGACGACACGGATATGGAAGAGTACATGAAGACTTATCCGCCGGAGTTCCCCGTCAACGGTACGTTCGAAAAGAACACGATCGGCAGCGATCCCACCTTCGAAAGCAAGACTGCTGACGAGTGGAAGACCGACAAGTCCGGCCTCTAATCTAGCGGCCAGTTCGACAACCACGGCGGACGGCCGGCCTCCAAGGGTCGCCGTCCGCCATGACCACTTATCCGACTATGAAACGTCTGCTGCGTAAGCGTCAAAAAGGCAGTGCCCTCATCGAGGCGATGTTCGCGATCTTCCTCGCGCTCGTCTGTGCCGTGATCTTCGCCGCGACGATGCCGACGGCAAACCGGAGCCGCGCGAAGGCCGACCTCAACAACCTTGCCCTGGGCCTGGCCCAGAAGCAAATGGAGGCCCTGAAAGGCGTCGATGCCGCCTTAAGCCCAGAGGCCCTCTTTGCGGCGCGCCTGATCGACAGCAAAGACCCGGTCGCCCCTAACACCTATAGTTTTACGAACGTCGACAGCGGCGTCTCGGACAGCCCATCCAGTGTTCTTCCCAATGGAACCGGACGCCTAAGGGTGGAAACCGTCGCCATAGAGCTCCGAAGGGTCACAGTGGAAGTCAACTGGACCGAGGAAGGACAGCCCAAGACCGTCCGACTTGGCACGCTTATCGCAGACCTGAACAACTAATGCCCGTGAAACGCCAGATACCCAGACGGCTGAGAGCCGGTATGACCCTGATCGAGGTGGTGACAGCGACGGCGGTGTCGTCGCTCGTTGTGCTGAGCGCGACGACCGTCTTTGTGACGGGAATGGCCACCTGGATGCGTGGGCAGCACAAGATCGAAGCCGAGACCCAGACTCTGCGGGCTGTCCGCACGATCAGCGACGAACTGCGCGAGGCGATGTCGGTCACAGTCGACAACGACGGCCTCGGCCTCACATTTGTCAAGCCCGACGTCGACGAGAACGGTGATTTTCGGGCCGACGGACTCGGCCAGCCGATTCCGGATGGCGTGAACCGCCGAATCGAGTTCGTGAACGGCTCCCTGATCTATCGGGACGGGGTTGGAGACCGCGTGATCGGACGCGACGTCGTGACGAACGACCCAGAGAACAACAACCAGCGGTACCGGATTTTCACGCCCGGGGCTGGAGCCGTCGTACGGCAGGTCGCCGTCCAGGTCGTCACGTCCACGCTAGACGATAAGGGCGTTGAGACCTACTCGCGAAAGCGAGAAGTTATCTACATGCGGAACCTAATGGAGACTACGCGTTAAGGAGGCGTAAAAAGTTGCGAACGAAAGCGAGAAAGAAGAAACTAGACAAGGGATCGGCATTGGTCACGACGTTCGGCGTCATGACTCTTCTTGCCGTGGCGGCAGCCAGCTATGTCGAGAGCTCCTCGGCGACGATCCGACAGTCTCGGCACGCCCAGCGCGACTTACAGACCACGCACCTTTGCGAAGCGGGCGTCATGTCCGTGCAGCGTGTTCTTTGGCGCCCCTTCCGACTGTCGCAGAAATTCACGGAGATCTCCGAGGCGTGCGCAGGCGCCAGCCTAGGCGACGAAAAGGCGGTCCAGTCCGGAGAGATCGCGTCCGTGGGCCGCTTCGTGGCCGGCGTCGTGGACTACCAGCAGGCCACCCCCTATCTGGCGGTGGTCACGATCCGCGCCGTGGGTTATCTGGACACCAACAAAAACGGCCAGCTCGACGAGAACGAGCCCTTCAAGGAAGTCCGCGCGGTGACCAGGTACGAACTGGCAAGAAGCAAGGTTTTCGATTACACCTACTTCATCAACAATTACGGGTGGATGGACGGCTTCAGGGAGACGGACCTTATCGTGAACGGCGATATGCGGGCCAATGGTAACTTCGACTTCTTGAACGGGTCGCCAACCGTCAACGGCTCGGTCTACGCAGCCGCGAACGAGAGGTTGGACCCGCCCGCTTCCGGCTTCATCAATACGCCGCCGGTCAAGTGGACCGACAACACCTATTCCAACGCCAGGAACAACAACGGCACTGCGTTCCGCGAGCGGTGGCGCCCGGTCTATAGCTCCGGTTCGCACGGAAGCCCAGGTGAAGCGAAGTTCGAGAAGTACCGCGACATGGTCTTCAAGTCGCAAGCCGCCATGCTCTCGAGCTACGAGGTGAACGGGGCCATGGTCGCTCCCGGCGCCTTCGGCGCGGTGGTCGCGGACGCTCGCGGTACGAGCGCCTGGAACCGCACTTCGACGAACTCCGACATCACCAAGACGGTGCTCGACTCGAAACCCACCAACGAGATCGCCATGCCCGATCTTTCCGACATCTCGCGGTACCAAGAGCTGAGCCAGAAGTTCAGCACGGAGCCTGGCACCTACCAGAAGCCGACTTATGCCGACGGCACGGCGAACCCGAACTACGGCCAGCCCGCTTACGTCGAGGTCTGGAACTCTTCGACCAATGCCTACCAGAGGCTGAGCAACTCCAACGGTCGCATCGCGGGTTCCGCGGTTTTGGTCGGGACGTCCGACCGCCCGATCAAGATCTACGGTCCGGTGACGGTAGACCAGGACGTCGTGATCAAGGGGTTCGTCCAAGGTCAAGGCACTCTCTACACGGGTCGGAACGTGCACGTCGTCGGTTCGGTCCGCTATAAGAACGGCCCGAACTTCCTGGGAGACCCCGAGGCGGCTGACCTGGCGAACGAGAAGCGCGACATGCTCGGCCTGGCTGCCCGAGGCTCCGTCATCATGGGCGATAGTACGCGGTTCCAGAACCCGTACCCGCTCTACTACATGATGCCGCCCTTCACCAAGGGCCGCTACGACGAGAACAACAACTACATCCCGCCCTATAACGCGATGGACCGCGATTCCACGGGCCGCATGAAGTACCAGAGCGTCGTCAGCGACGAGACGATCCGTAACTTGACCGAAGGCGTCAACCAGGTCGACGCGATCATGTATACGAACTTCGTCGGAGGAGGCAACGTCGGCATGAGCGGCGGAGGCTTCGCCTTGAATGGCACGATCGTCAGCAAGGACGAGGCCATCGTCGGCTGGAGCCTGCCCATCCGAATGAACTACGACAACCGCATCCGAGAGCGGGGCCCTGACCAGCCGCCGCTCATCGACCTGAACTTGCCGCGCCAGCCAACAACCTTGCGCAGCACGTGGCAGGACCGCGGGTTCCACGATGGAAGAGAAAGCTAAGGGGAGAACAAGGGAGGTGAATGCCATGAAGAACACCAAGATCCAGGCTCTATTGGCCGTGATAGTGCTGGCGGCGAGCGCGAGCGCGTTCGTCGAAGACAAGCCGAAAG carries:
- a CDS encoding sigma-70 family RNA polymerase sigma factor, which encodes MVLDISSWDWVNIAYHEGVGKIHLEDRIPVWEEHLVRRAQAGESVALEMLLDQYRPAVRAQAMRMLRDADDASDAVQETFVKAVRALGTFDPERPLLPWLMRICSNCCVDLMRDRRKVGESLEPHEHSLTDDGVDIQRGAERDHERAIVEGAVTRLPERYRDIIVMRHYRHMDVNEIATALDKPEGTIKSWLFRARALLRKDLDVACLG
- a CDS encoding Mrp/NBP35 family ATP-binding protein, coding for MAISPEAVLQALRTVQDPDLHRDIVALGFVKDLEIEGESVKFKVELTTPACPVKEDLKRECEEAVGALPGVGRVEVEMTAQVRSRPETAQDLIPGVRQCIAIASGKGGVGKSTVAVNVAVALAQEGARVGLMDADVYGPSVPLMMGIPDERPMARGQRIIPIERFGVRIMSLGLLLEEGQAVLWRGPMVAGTVRQLLADVDWGELDYLLVDLPPGTGDAPMSLAQLVPLAGVVIVTTPHHVAANIAGKAASLFRRLNSTVIGVVENMATHVCPGCGRVSRLFAGATGEELAASLDVPFLGSIPLDEAVGAASLEGLPSILASPNRPQANAFRQIARQVAAGSSVLAMEREARDAAKAGGG
- a CDS encoding M48 family metalloprotease, with translation MTLSRLIVCTTALSIGMAGPAQADLFRPSIKDQIALGKRGAADVRKKEKVLGDSDPRVQELRRIGNKLVGLIPQDEKKKRPFEYTFDVIDSPDLNAFAMPGGPIFFYTGLLNKFKTEDEVAGVLAHEITHVRNQHWASAYADNQKRRLGIGVVLTLLGAGDTAFDVASVADTLIYTLPYSRKHETEADKWGYDLTKKAGFNPGGMVDAFEVLRKGGGGGTPEFLSTHPNTGHRIDELKKRVANEANLPPMTSRSSAILTISASEEEAQAAKKKVKK
- a CDS encoding prepilin-type N-terminal cleavage/methylation domain-containing protein, with amino-acid sequence MTKRSSKRKGFTLVEIMIVVLIIGILLAIAVPNFITARQNSRAQTIIATLRQVEAAKDQCAMDKGLTTGDDCDDTDMEEYMKTYPPEFPVNGTFEKNTIGSDPTFESKTADEWKTDKSGL